The Bos indicus x Bos taurus breed Angus x Brahman F1 hybrid chromosome 15, Bos_hybrid_MaternalHap_v2.0, whole genome shotgun sequence genome includes a window with the following:
- the LOC113904702 gene encoding olfactory receptor 4X1-like, whose translation MAAKSNVTEIIFLGFSQNQGAQKVISVLFLLLYVAILLGNGLIVVTIMAGKGLTSPMYLFLSYLSLAEICYCSVTAPKLILDSFMERKVISLKGCITQIFFLHFFGGTEIFLLTLMAYDRYVAICKPLHYTVVMNQRACGLLVGAAWGGGLLHSVGQTVLIFQLPLCGPKVLDHYFCDVHPVLKLACSDTFLISVLIITNGGSISVVSFTGLLASYVVILRSLRTQTSEGRRKALSTCASHLAVMALFFVPCSFVYMRPCVTLPADKIVAVFYTVVTPLLNPVIYSFRNAEVQNALRRLMGRKGSWEEK comes from the coding sequence ATGGCTGCTAAAAGCAATGTGACTGAAATCATTTTCTTGGGATTCTCCCAGAACCAGGGTGCCCAGAAGGTCATTTCTGTGCTGTTTCTCCTCTTGTACGTGGCCATCCTGCTGGGTAATGGCCTCATTGTGGTGACCATCATGGCCGGCAAAGGGCTCACCTCCCCCATGTATCTATTCCTCAGCTACTTGTCCTTGGCGGAGATCTGCTACTGTTCTGTCACAGCCCCCAAACTCATCCTGGACTCTTTTATGGAGAGGAAAGTCATTTCCCTCAAGGGCTGCATCACACAGatatttttcctccatttctttggtGGCACCGAGATCTTTCTCCTGACGCTGATGGCCTACgaccgctacgtggccatctgcaagcccctGCACTACACGGTCGTCATGAACCAAAGGGCGTGTGGCCTCCTGGTGGGGGCAGCATGGGGTGGGGGCTTACTGCATTCAGTTGGGCAAACCGTCCTCATCTTCCAGCTGCCCTTATGTGGCCCCAAGGTCCTTGACCACTACTTCTGTGATGTCCACCCGGTGCTGAAGCTGGCCTGCTCAGACACCTTCCTCATCAGCGTGCTGATCATCACCAATGGTGGCTCCATCTCAGTGGTCAGCTTCACGGGGCTGCTTGCTTCCTACGTGGTCATCCTGCGCTCCCTGAGGACCCAGACCTCAGAAGGCCGGCGCAAGGCCCTCTCCACCTGCGCCTCCCACCTTGCAGTCATGGCCCTGTTCTTCGTCCCCTGTTCCTTTGTCTACATGAGGCCCTGTGTCACCCTCCCTGCAGACAAAATAGTCGCTGTGTTTTACACGGTGGTCACACCTCTCTTAAACCCCGTCATTTACTCCTTCAGGAATGCTGAAGTGCAAAACGCCCTAAGGAGACTGATGGGGAGGAAAGGGAGTtgggaagagaaataa